Proteins from a genomic interval of Schaalia odontolytica:
- a CDS encoding glycosyltransferase family 2 protein, with translation MQHRSDTWVVIPAFNEAPVIGGVVAAVRTFFPHVLVVDDASSDDTAALAREAGAFTASHPLNLGQGAALQTGFEAALARGARYVVTFDADGQHDPADAAAMVDRAREEDLAFVLGSRFLDGKRARVGAAKRAMLRLGAFIAGARTGLALTDTHNGLRVIRADALGHVHLTHARMAHASQIISQLASSGLPGAEHPVTISYTEYSRGKGQPLLNSINIVVDLALGGQ, from the coding sequence ATGCAGCATCGCTCCGACACGTGGGTCGTCATCCCCGCGTTCAACGAGGCGCCCGTCATCGGGGGCGTCGTCGCGGCCGTGCGCACGTTTTTCCCTCACGTTCTCGTCGTGGACGACGCCTCGAGCGACGATACTGCGGCGCTCGCCAGGGAAGCGGGGGCCTTCACCGCGTCGCACCCGTTGAATCTGGGGCAGGGAGCCGCCCTGCAGACCGGCTTCGAGGCGGCGCTCGCTCGCGGCGCGCGTTACGTGGTGACCTTCGACGCGGACGGCCAGCACGATCCCGCCGACGCCGCGGCCATGGTGGACCGGGCACGCGAGGAGGACCTGGCCTTCGTGCTGGGCTCGCGTTTCCTGGACGGAAAACGAGCCCGCGTCGGCGCGGCGAAGCGGGCGATGCTGCGTCTCGGAGCATTCATTGCCGGGGCGCGCACGGGCTTGGCCCTCACCGACACGCACAACGGGCTTCGGGTGATTCGCGCCGATGCCCTTGGGCACGTCCACCTGACGCACGCGCGCATGGCGCACGCGTCCCAGATCATCTCGCAGCTGGCGAGCAGCGGGCTTCCCGGCGCCGAGCATCCGGTGACGATTTCGTACACCGAGTATTCGCGAGGCAAGGGCCAGCCTCTGTTGAACTCGATCAACATCGTCGTCGACCTGGCACTGGGGGGACAGTGA
- the purE gene encoding 5-(carboxyamino)imidazole ribonucleotide mutase produces MNATLDIQLTATGDRPLVGVVMGSDSDWPTMEAAVSALAEFGIACEVGVVSAHRMPEDMVTYGRSAAQRGLRVIIAGAGGAAHLPGMLAALTELPVIGVPVPLAHLDGVDSLHSIVQMPAGVPVATVSIAGARNAGLLAARILGAGEGEDAERLRAAMRRFQSRLREVAAEKGAALVERVTESNEQPSGTLFGGVAAGGTRGVS; encoded by the coding sequence ATGAACGCCACCCTCGATATTCAGCTGACCGCGACGGGGGACAGGCCCCTCGTCGGGGTTGTTATGGGCTCGGATTCGGACTGGCCGACGATGGAAGCGGCGGTGAGCGCGCTCGCCGAGTTCGGCATCGCCTGCGAGGTTGGAGTCGTGTCGGCCCATCGCATGCCCGAGGACATGGTCACCTACGGCAGGAGCGCGGCCCAGCGCGGCCTGCGTGTCATCATCGCGGGCGCCGGCGGCGCGGCGCACCTGCCCGGAATGCTCGCCGCGCTCACCGAGCTTCCCGTGATCGGCGTGCCCGTTCCCCTCGCGCATCTTGATGGCGTCGACTCCCTGCACTCCATCGTTCAGATGCCCGCGGGCGTGCCCGTCGCAACGGTGTCGATCGCGGGCGCCAGAAACGCTGGCCTGCTGGCCGCGCGCATCCTCGGCGCGGGTGAGGGCGAGGATGCCGAGAGGCTACGCGCGGCGATGCGGCGCTTCCAGTCACGCCTGCGCGAGGTTGCCGCCGAGAAGGGGGCTGCCTTGGTTGAACGGGTCACTGAATCGAACGAGCAGCCCTCGGGGACGCTCTTTGGCGGGGTAGCCGCGGGTGGGACGCGCGGCGTATCCTGA
- a CDS encoding DUF2304 domain-containing protein encodes MSAYLAIRVLLLLALAASAWWLMRPVTSASSLALRRLGIGLLVTAAIVAILVPSLANTVAHAIGVERGVNLIVYGLVLASIAQMITAYRREARAEARMARLARALALAHVLPPRDHGAREAPAPPSNDGTQEVERAASGPASPTNKPDNDMVTTNE; translated from the coding sequence GTGAGCGCATACCTGGCTATACGTGTCCTCCTGCTCCTGGCCCTCGCGGCGAGCGCGTGGTGGCTCATGCGCCCCGTGACCTCGGCATCGTCGCTGGCGCTGCGTCGCCTGGGCATCGGTCTGCTGGTCACCGCCGCCATCGTCGCGATCCTCGTTCCGTCGCTGGCGAACACGGTTGCCCACGCGATCGGCGTTGAGCGAGGCGTCAACCTGATCGTCTACGGTCTCGTCCTCGCCTCGATCGCGCAGATGATCACCGCCTACCGACGCGAGGCTCGGGCCGAAGCACGCATGGCGCGCCTCGCTCGCGCCCTGGCCCTCGCGCACGTGCTTCCTCCCCGCGATCACGGGGCACGCGAGGCCCCGGCACCCCCGTCGAACGACGGCACGCAGGAAGTGGAACGCGCCGCTTCCGGCCCCGCTTCCCCGACAAACAAGCCAGATAACGATATGGTTACAACCAATGAGTAA
- a CDS encoding acyltransferase produces MIEASADVSPSAQIAGSARVWHLAQVREGAQIGEETIVGRGAYIGEGVRVGARCKIQNYALIYEPALLADGVFVGPAAVFTNDHSPRAVTPQGALKTTADWEPVGVSVGRGASIGARAVCVAPVRIGAWAMVGAGAVVTGDVAPYALVVGVPARRVGWVGEAGVPLVRPTRATGGRGDDEAVGEEWVCPATRARYVEREGKLTPLGEAATAPTGRGDERDKEEQ; encoded by the coding sequence GTGATCGAAGCCAGTGCCGACGTCTCGCCGAGCGCGCAGATCGCCGGCAGCGCCCGCGTGTGGCACCTTGCCCAGGTGCGCGAGGGAGCCCAGATCGGGGAGGAAACCATCGTCGGGCGCGGCGCCTACATCGGCGAGGGTGTGCGCGTCGGCGCGCGCTGCAAGATCCAGAACTACGCGCTCATCTATGAACCCGCCTTACTGGCCGACGGCGTTTTTGTGGGGCCCGCAGCGGTCTTCACGAATGATCACAGCCCCCGCGCAGTCACGCCGCAGGGCGCCCTGAAGACGACCGCGGACTGGGAACCCGTCGGCGTGAGCGTCGGGCGCGGAGCGTCGATCGGAGCGCGCGCCGTGTGCGTGGCCCCGGTGCGCATCGGCGCCTGGGCAATGGTCGGCGCCGGAGCGGTCGTCACCGGTGACGTCGCGCCCTATGCCCTCGTCGTGGGAGTGCCGGCTCGCCGCGTCGGCTGGGTCGGGGAGGCGGGCGTGCCCCTCGTGCGCCCCACCCGCGCGACAGGAGGCCGAGGGGACGACGAGGCCGTCGGCGAGGAGTGGGTGTGCCCGGCGACACGAGCGCGCTACGTCGAGCGCGAGGGAAAGCTCACCCCCCTGGGTGAGGCGGCCACGGCGCCGACCGGCCGGGGGGATGAGCGGGACAAGGAGGAGCAGTGA
- the galE gene encoding UDP-glucose 4-epimerase GalE produces MSILVCGGAGYIGAHVVRLLRQRGDHVVVVDDLSSGKASRVGDATLVRLDVTTDEARSALSTLMVDEDVTAVIHFSARKQVGESVQRPAWYYQQNVGGMANVLLAMEDAGVDQMIFSSSAAVYGMPDVPFVTEDMGGHPINPYGETKLIGEWMMADCERAWDLKWIGLRYFNVAGAGWPDLADDAIMNLIPMVLDRIERGDSAKIFGDDYDTEDGTCVRDYIHVLDLAEAHIAALDVLAEGRQPDHHTYNVGTGLGTSVREIIDGLRRVIGWEFPVEVLQRRAGDPPTLIGDPLSIGVDLGWKANNGVEEILASAWEGWQAGPRPITVPGA; encoded by the coding sequence ATGAGTATTCTCGTTTGTGGCGGCGCCGGCTACATCGGCGCACACGTTGTCCGCCTCCTGCGTCAGCGCGGGGACCATGTCGTCGTCGTTGATGACCTGTCCAGCGGTAAGGCCTCGCGTGTCGGCGACGCGACGCTGGTCCGCCTTGACGTCACGACCGACGAGGCGCGCTCGGCGCTGTCCACCCTCATGGTGGACGAGGACGTCACGGCAGTCATTCACTTCTCCGCACGCAAGCAGGTCGGAGAATCCGTGCAACGCCCGGCCTGGTACTACCAGCAGAACGTCGGCGGAATGGCCAACGTCCTGCTTGCCATGGAGGACGCGGGGGTCGACCAGATGATCTTCTCCTCCTCCGCGGCGGTCTACGGCATGCCGGACGTACCGTTTGTCACCGAAGATATGGGTGGGCACCCCATCAACCCCTACGGCGAAACGAAACTGATCGGCGAGTGGATGATGGCCGACTGCGAACGGGCGTGGGACCTGAAGTGGATTGGCCTGCGCTACTTCAACGTTGCCGGAGCCGGCTGGCCCGACCTGGCCGACGACGCGATCATGAATCTGATCCCGATGGTCCTCGACCGGATCGAGCGCGGGGACAGCGCGAAGATCTTCGGCGACGACTATGACACGGAAGACGGCACCTGCGTGCGCGACTACATCCACGTCCTGGACCTGGCGGAGGCGCACATCGCTGCCCTCGACGTTCTCGCGGAAGGACGCCAGCCCGACCACCACACCTACAACGTGGGCACCGGCCTGGGGACCTCCGTCCGAGAGATTATCGATGGCCTGCGCCGCGTGATCGGATGGGAGTTCCCCGTCGAGGTCCTCCAGCGGCGCGCCGGGGATCCCCCGACGCTCATCGGCGATCCCCTCTCCATCGGCGTCGACCTGGGGTGGAAGGCCAACAACGGGGTTGAGGAGATCCTCGCCTCCGCGTGGGAAGGCTGGCAGGCTGGACCCCGCCCCATCACCGTCCCCGGCGCCTGA
- a CDS encoding LCP family protein, whose translation MSNVIPRPIQHSAINYGRFGLLRSALAILLSGVLFVVSTAGFVYANLSSQFADQVVDIDAYTTGTQKQTPDSFEGRAVNILVVGTDSRYGASGDVGAGDQDDVPGVRNDSTMVIHVSADRSRVQIVSIPRDTLVDIPECKHRDGTLSDATSGEMFNNAMFYGANGGNSEEDLVPGIACVKSTVENMSGMMIDAFMIVNFAGFIDMIDALGGVWFNIPHRIDDEEAQLYIDAGCYKLDGTHSLAYMRSRKGQGDGSDISRIGRQQQLISAMVRELQSKNYVTDPGALINFLQAAIRAVKVSPNLGDATADAALLVNVLSKADRANIQFVTMPVEEPSWDPNRRIASEPMARNVWNALQRDQALPVGTTYTDGNGAQLVVPDPNAAPQSSAAPSEQDNNPSAPSTEEGSTDNTEQSVSVDNNAANEAAAQQTVASCPPKDK comes from the coding sequence ATGAGTAACGTGATTCCGCGGCCGATCCAGCACTCGGCCATCAACTACGGACGCTTCGGCCTCCTGCGCAGCGCACTCGCCATCCTGCTGAGCGGCGTGCTCTTCGTCGTGTCCACGGCCGGTTTCGTCTACGCCAACCTCAGCTCGCAATTCGCCGACCAGGTCGTCGACATTGACGCGTACACGACCGGCACGCAGAAGCAGACCCCCGACTCCTTCGAGGGGCGTGCCGTCAACATCCTCGTGGTGGGAACGGACTCTCGCTACGGCGCCAGCGGCGACGTGGGCGCGGGCGACCAGGACGACGTCCCGGGCGTGCGTAACGACTCGACGATGGTCATTCACGTCAGCGCCGACCGCTCCCGCGTGCAGATCGTTTCCATTCCCCGCGACACCCTTGTCGACATCCCCGAATGCAAGCACCGCGACGGCACCCTCAGCGACGCAACCAGCGGCGAGATGTTCAACAACGCCATGTTCTACGGCGCGAATGGCGGTAACTCGGAGGAGGACCTGGTTCCCGGAATCGCGTGCGTGAAGTCGACGGTGGAGAACATGTCGGGGATGATGATCGACGCGTTCATGATCGTTAACTTCGCGGGCTTCATCGACATGATCGACGCGCTGGGGGGCGTGTGGTTCAACATCCCCCACCGCATTGATGACGAGGAGGCCCAGCTCTACATCGACGCCGGCTGCTACAAGCTGGACGGAACGCACTCGCTGGCCTACATGCGTTCGCGCAAGGGCCAGGGGGATGGGTCGGACATCTCGCGCATCGGGCGTCAGCAGCAGCTGATTTCCGCGATGGTGCGTGAGCTGCAGTCCAAGAACTACGTGACCGACCCCGGCGCGCTCATCAACTTCCTGCAGGCGGCGATCAGGGCGGTCAAGGTCTCCCCCAACCTGGGCGACGCGACCGCCGACGCCGCGCTGCTCGTCAACGTCTTGTCCAAGGCCGACCGCGCGAACATCCAGTTCGTCACCATGCCCGTCGAGGAACCCTCGTGGGATCCGAATCGGCGCATCGCATCGGAGCCGATGGCCCGCAACGTGTGGAACGCCCTGCAGCGCGATCAGGCCCTCCCCGTGGGCACCACGTACACGGATGGAAACGGCGCACAGCTCGTCGTCCCGGATCCGAACGCTGCCCCGCAGAGTTCTGCCGCCCCCTCCGAGCAGGACAACAATCCCTCGGCCCCGAGCACCGAGGAGGGAAGCACGGACAACACCGAGCAGTCCGTCTCCGTCGACAACAACGCGGCGAACGAGGCTGCGGCCCAGCAGACCGTGGCTTCCTGCCCGCCGAAGGACAAATGA
- a CDS encoding LCP family protein, which translates to MSTPPSFTPDPKRRRPGSDDAHVVGEQARGGAPTPPPEAIAPQMWRISEEEADASRPLMPRTLDQPTRGTASIFPRRPAPEQAPPSFRPAASNPPSYAPGTGSGTYARSQGGQRQIRIAPTTPAVAPPAPAMPRSKRRHPILKTLCFFLVVLLGWGGFLLWDANANMGRVSALSGAADTAGTTYLLAGSDSRADGAVQDGFNESERADSIMLVNVAPNGQAVALSIPRDTYAQIPGVGWDKINASYAYGGPQLLVETVEKLTGLTVDHFVQIGMAAVPDMVDAVGGVELCYDNDANDPYSGLNWSAGCHKADGKTALQFSRMRYQDPEGDIGRTKRQRQVISKVIASAVSPSTLVNPAKTLRVERAGSSSFTVDEDSSVLTVASLVMALRSASSDQMMGVPPIESLDYTTSAGASAVLLRDTTADDFFAKLRSGTLTSSDLNQVDGY; encoded by the coding sequence ATGAGCACTCCCCCCTCGTTCACGCCCGACCCGAAGCGGCGACGCCCCGGATCCGATGACGCTCACGTCGTCGGGGAACAGGCGCGCGGGGGTGCGCCCACTCCCCCACCCGAGGCAATCGCACCCCAGATGTGGAGAATCTCCGAGGAGGAGGCCGACGCCTCGCGCCCGCTGATGCCCCGCACCCTGGACCAGCCCACGCGCGGGACCGCGTCGATCTTCCCGCGCCGCCCGGCGCCCGAGCAGGCGCCCCCGTCCTTCCGCCCGGCGGCGTCGAATCCCCCCTCCTACGCGCCGGGAACGGGGTCGGGGACGTACGCGCGCTCGCAGGGCGGACAGCGCCAGATCCGCATCGCCCCAACGACCCCCGCGGTCGCACCGCCCGCCCCGGCGATGCCTCGGAGCAAGCGCCGTCACCCGATCCTAAAGACCCTGTGCTTCTTCCTGGTGGTTCTCCTGGGGTGGGGCGGATTCCTCCTGTGGGACGCGAACGCGAACATGGGGCGGGTGAGCGCCCTGTCGGGGGCCGCGGACACGGCGGGAACGACCTACCTTCTGGCCGGATCCGACTCGCGGGCCGACGGCGCCGTTCAGGATGGGTTCAACGAGTCCGAGCGTGCCGACTCGATCATGCTCGTCAACGTGGCCCCGAACGGCCAGGCCGTCGCCCTGTCGATCCCCAGGGACACCTACGCGCAGATCCCGGGCGTGGGGTGGGATAAGATCAACGCCTCCTACGCCTACGGCGGGCCTCAGCTCCTCGTCGAGACGGTGGAGAAACTGACGGGCCTGACCGTCGACCACTTCGTGCAGATCGGCATGGCCGCGGTGCCCGACATGGTGGACGCCGTCGGCGGCGTGGAGCTGTGCTACGACAACGACGCGAACGACCCGTACTCGGGGCTCAATTGGAGCGCCGGATGTCACAAGGCCGACGGAAAGACTGCCCTGCAGTTCTCGCGCATGCGCTACCAGGATCCGGAGGGCGACATCGGCCGCACCAAGCGTCAGCGTCAGGTGATCTCAAAGGTTATTGCCTCCGCCGTCTCCCCCTCGACCCTCGTCAATCCCGCGAAGACCCTGCGCGTGGAGCGCGCGGGGTCCTCATCGTTCACGGTTGACGAGGACTCCTCCGTCCTGACCGTTGCTTCCCTGGTGATGGCCCTGCGCTCGGCTTCCTCCGATCAGATGATGGGGGTGCCTCCGATCGAGTCCCTCGACTACACGACGAGCGCGGGCGCCTCCGCGGTGCTCCTGCGTGACACGACCGCCGACGACTTCTTCGCCAAGCTGCGCTCGGGGACCTTGACTTCCTCCGACCTGAACCAGGTGGACGGCTACTAG